Proteins from one Palleronia sp. THAF1 genomic window:
- a CDS encoding glycosyltransferase produces MHIIHVTTTLDIGGAQIMLRRFLEVACTSCDTHEVISLTPGGRTRFELERLGIEVFDLGMKSPARLPFALRKLSRILRDRKPDVVHGWMYHGCLAAGLTAPRDVPLVMGIHHSLQNPRNERLPTRVMLRMLAPISRRSAAVAYCGHSISEQHEAIGFARDRRVVIPNGIDCDVFHPNAEARGRLVDLAGIPPERVIIGNVTRNHPMKDVGMLVRALNRMVADGVDAHLVLVGEGQPEGPARLAAQVLGLDDRVTTLPARSDMEEIVPGFDIFALCSAWGEAFSLAMGEAMAAGVPSVTTDVGDGRWLLGDPDRIVPPRHDDKMAQVLSALARLSPAERHRLGMRDRDRVVSNFSLRSYAAAHRDMYRQITEPRRVPDTGPAVHSLAGR; encoded by the coding sequence ATGCACATCATTCATGTCACGACAACCTTGGATATCGGTGGTGCGCAAATCATGCTGCGCCGCTTTCTTGAAGTGGCTTGCACCAGTTGCGACACGCATGAGGTCATATCCCTGACCCCCGGCGGCCGGACCCGGTTCGAACTGGAGCGTCTTGGTATAGAGGTGTTCGATCTTGGCATGAAAAGCCCTGCCCGCCTTCCGTTCGCCCTGCGCAAGCTGAGCAGGATCCTGCGGGACCGCAAACCGGACGTCGTTCACGGCTGGATGTACCACGGCTGTCTTGCCGCCGGATTGACCGCTCCGCGGGACGTGCCATTGGTCATGGGAATCCATCACTCGCTTCAGAACCCCAGGAACGAGCGCTTGCCGACACGGGTAATGCTGCGGATGTTGGCTCCGATTTCCCGACGCAGCGCGGCGGTCGCCTACTGCGGGCACAGCATTTCTGAACAGCACGAGGCGATCGGCTTCGCCAGGGATCGCCGGGTGGTGATTCCGAACGGCATCGATTGCGACGTATTTCATCCCAACGCAGAGGCGCGGGGGCGGTTGGTCGATCTGGCGGGCATTCCGCCAGAGCGTGTCATCATCGGAAACGTCACCCGCAATCATCCAATGAAGGACGTGGGCATGCTGGTGCGTGCGCTGAACCGGATGGTGGCGGACGGGGTCGACGCGCATCTTGTTCTGGTCGGCGAAGGGCAGCCCGAAGGCCCCGCCCGGCTGGCCGCGCAGGTTCTGGGTCTGGACGACCGGGTGACCACCCTGCCCGCGCGCTCTGACATGGAAGAAATCGTACCCGGCTTCGACATCTTTGCGCTTTGTTCGGCTTGGGGAGAAGCGTTCTCTCTGGCCATGGGCGAAGCGATGGCGGCGGGCGTGCCGTCGGTTACCACAGACGTTGGCGATGGCCGCTGGCTGCTGGGGGATCCCGACCGCATCGTACCCCCACGCCACGACGACAAGATGGCGCAGGTGCTGTCGGCTTTGGCAAGGCTGTCACCCGCCGAGCGTCACAGGCTGGGGATGCGCGACCGGGACCGCGTCGTGTCGAACTTCTCGCTTCGCAGCTACGCCGCAGCGCATCGTGACATGTATCGCCAGATCACCGAGCCCCGTCGCGTGCCGGACACCGGCCCGGCGGTTCATTCTCTGGCGGGGCGCTGA
- a CDS encoding lipopolysaccharide biosynthesis protein: protein MTQTFDGLWAGLWAILSSNVIVAVLTFATLALTSRALAPAGLGLLVLIEAYGRLFDQILRLEPTQALIRLATDQKNNPDGAPFRRLIKFGILLDVAGSVLAATAAILLLPFVGGWFGFDDTGSGLVLLFCLTLLVPAPMTARALLRLFDRFSLYARINVATALLRLAGTVLLYWLGAEIQHFVILLCAVSLFERLAPSVVCWPILQRASGRGVMATPLRGLLGENTGLWRFIWAANLSVLARGSTRQFDVPILSGFVGLTEIGLYVLAKRFAMLLIRVGSPVQLVVYPRMCELVSRGDSARIAQFVTAMMVCFASLSVVGLAVFYLIGTPLVATVFGAEFTAAVPLILVQLVGACLLLMGTILNSALQAVRREGQLLTISVIAALLFFLPIPILVPAYGIIAACYLFAGVGAIVVLGCALSFRSALRASPQRPARE, encoded by the coding sequence GCACCGGCCGGGCTGGGCCTGCTGGTCCTGATCGAAGCTTACGGAAGGTTGTTCGATCAGATCCTGCGACTGGAGCCGACTCAGGCCCTGATCCGTCTGGCGACCGATCAGAAGAACAATCCAGACGGCGCACCGTTTCGGCGGCTGATCAAATTCGGCATCCTGCTGGACGTGGCCGGGTCCGTTCTGGCGGCGACGGCGGCGATCTTGTTGCTGCCCTTTGTCGGAGGGTGGTTCGGTTTCGATGATACCGGCAGCGGGCTTGTGCTACTGTTTTGCCTGACGCTTCTGGTTCCAGCGCCGATGACGGCGCGCGCGCTGCTACGCCTGTTCGACCGTTTCAGCCTTTATGCGCGGATCAATGTCGCGACGGCGCTGCTGCGGCTGGCGGGAACGGTCCTGTTGTACTGGCTGGGGGCAGAGATCCAGCATTTCGTGATCCTGCTCTGCGCTGTGTCCCTGTTCGAGCGTCTGGCCCCCAGCGTGGTTTGCTGGCCGATCCTGCAGCGCGCATCGGGACGCGGCGTGATGGCAACGCCCCTGCGGGGACTGCTGGGCGAGAACACCGGGCTGTGGCGCTTCATCTGGGCCGCGAACCTGAGCGTCCTGGCGCGCGGATCGACTCGGCAATTCGACGTTCCGATCCTGAGCGGTTTCGTTGGTCTGACGGAAATCGGACTATACGTGCTGGCCAAACGCTTTGCGATGCTTCTGATCCGTGTCGGCAGCCCCGTGCAACTGGTCGTCTACCCCCGCATGTGCGAGCTGGTTTCCCGCGGAGATAGCGCCCGGATTGCCCAATTCGTCACCGCGATGATGGTCTGTTTCGCAAGCCTGTCGGTGGTTGGGCTGGCGGTGTTCTACCTGATCGGCACGCCCTTGGTCGCGACCGTGTTCGGCGCGGAGTTTACCGCCGCCGTTCCGCTGATTCTGGTGCAGCTTGTCGGCGCCTGCCTGTTGCTGATGGGCACGATCCTGAACTCGGCATTGCAGGCGGTGCGCCGCGAAGGACAGTTGCTGACGATATCGGTGATCGCGGCACTTCTGTTCTTCCTGCCGATCCCGATACTCGTGCCAGCCTATGGGATCATCGCTGCGTGCTACCTGTTCGCCGGGGTCGGGGCGATCGTGGTCCTGGGATGCGCGCTGTCGTTTCGATCCGCGCTGCGCGCGTCACCTCAGCGCCCCGCCAGAGAATGA